A region of the Pedococcus aerophilus genome:
CGAGGCCGACCTGCGCCGGATCGTCCGCGAGGCCGCCCAGGACGACGCGGCCGAGGGCTCGCGCTGGCTGGAGATCCAGGTCGACCCGACGTCGTACGCCCCGTTCGTCGGCGGGATCACCCCGGCCCTGGAGATCGTGCTCGACGAGGCGGCCGCGGCCTCCCGCGAGGAGGCCACCCAGGTCGCCGTCGTCGTCGCGGCGAGCCGCATCCGCCACCCGCTCGACGCGCGGACGCTCGCCCGGCTCGCGACGCAGTACGCGGGTGACGGCCCGGGCGCGGTGGTCGGGTTCGGGCTGAGCAACGACGAACGGCGCGGCGTGACGGGCGAGTTCGCGCCGGCCTTCGCCCTGGCGCGGCGCGCCGGACTCGCGTTGGTGCCGCACGCAGGCGAGCTGCTCGGACCCGCAGCCGTCGAGGCGACGCTCGATGCCATGGAGCCGGACCGGCTCGGCCACGGCGTCCGCTGCGTCGAGGAGCCGCGGGTGCTCGAGCGGGTCGCCGAGTCGGGCGTCGCGCTCGAGGTGTGCCCGCGCAGCAACGTAGCCCTCGGCGTCTACGCCTCCCCCGAGGACGTGCCGCTGCGCACGATCGTCGAGCACGGCATACCGGTCGCGCTGGGGGCGGACGACCCGCTGCTGTTCGGGTCGCGGCTGACGGAGCAGTACGAGACGGCCCGTGACGTGCTGGGCTTCACCGACGAGGAGCTCGCCGAGCTGGCCCGGGGCTCGCTGCGCGCGAGCCGCGCACCGTCCGCGGTCCGTGAGGCGGCGCTGGCGGACGTCGACGCCTGGCTCGCGACTCCCGCCTGACACGACCTGCTGGCGTCCTGACCACTCAAGCGCCCACAGCCGGCCCCGCCCACCGTCAGGCGGGCTCGAAGAGGGTGCGCAGGGTGACCACCACGTGGTCGACGAACTCGCGGGTGAGCTCGGTGGGCACGCCAGCCGCGTGGGCTGCGTCCGTCACCCGTCTCAGGGTGTCGTCCAGGTCGCGGCAGCCGGGCGGTGGCCGCAGCAACCAGACGCGCCCTGCAGGTCGGGGTGGCAGGCCCAGGGCGCGCAGGACCGACAGCTCGTGGGCCTCCATGTCCAGGTAGTCGGCGGTCGACCAGGGCAGGTCGACGACGTCCCCGTCCACGGCGGCGCGCTGGCTCCTGACCCGGTTGTCGCGGATCCAGGTCCGGTGGGCCGCCGGCCAGACCGCGGGGAGGAAGAGCCACAGCGGGGCATCGGGAGCGACCTCGAAACCGTTCTCCCGCGCGGCCATCGCGTGGGGCAGGTCGCGGGCGTCGTCGGCCGCCACGGGCTCGTTGCCGGCGTCGAGCGGCCGAGACACCCCGACGTACCAGGTGTCACCATCGGCGTCCTCCGGAGCCTCGTCGAGGGGATCCTCGAAGACGTCCTCCGACGAGGGACCTGACACCCGGACTCCTCAGAGGCCGTGGCCGACGAGGACGGGCTCGTTGACGAGGACCACGCCGAAGGCCTCGTGGACGCCGTCGCGGACCGCGCGGGCCAGCGCCGACACCTCCGCGGCGGTCGCTCCGCCACGGTTGGTCAGGGCCAGGGTGTGCTTGCCGGAGATGGCCGCCGAGCTGCCGGGCAGACAGAACCCCTTGTCGAAGCCGGCCTTCTCGATGAGCCAGGCCGCACTGGTCTTGACGTTGCCGTCAGGGTCGGCGAACCGCGGCGGCGTCGGGCCGTCGGCACCGAGCCGGGCCGTCGCCCGGGCCTCGAGGTCGGCGAAGTGGTGCACCGACAGGATCGGGTTGG
Encoded here:
- a CDS encoding adenosine deaminase, yielding MPRPVESLPKAHLHLHFTGSMRVETVRDLAAKHHLHLPDALTTGWPPQLSARDERGWFRFQRLYDAARACVRDEADLRRIVREAAQDDAAEGSRWLEIQVDPTSYAPFVGGITPALEIVLDEAAAASREEATQVAVVVAASRIRHPLDARTLARLATQYAGDGPGAVVGFGLSNDERRGVTGEFAPAFALARRAGLALVPHAGELLGPAAVEATLDAMEPDRLGHGVRCVEEPRVLERVAESGVALEVCPRSNVALGVYASPEDVPLRTIVEHGIPVALGADDPLLFGSRLTEQYETARDVLGFTDEELAELARGSLRASRAPSAVREAALADVDAWLATPA
- a CDS encoding DUF5956 family protein yields the protein MSGPSSEDVFEDPLDEAPEDADGDTWYVGVSRPLDAGNEPVAADDARDLPHAMAARENGFEVAPDAPLWLFLPAVWPAAHRTWIRDNRVRSQRAAVDGDVVDLPWSTADYLDMEAHELSVLRALGLPPRPAGRVWLLRPPPGCRDLDDTLRRVTDAAHAAGVPTELTREFVDHVVVTLRTLFEPA